The Polyangium mundeleinium genome contains the following window.
CGCGAGGCCAAGGGCGAGGGTCGGGCGCCACGAAGGGAGCTTCGCGGCGACGAAGGCACTGCCGCGGACGGTGATGGCGAGGAGCAGGACGAGCGCGAAGGCATGGGGCGGGGCCGAGAGGGCGATCCAGACAGAGCCGCTGGCCCCGACGAGGGCGCCGACGAGAGCGGCGCGCGCTCGCGGGGGGAGAACGGTCTCTGCGGACGCCGCCATGGGGGCATCATGCCAGTTCAAAGCTGGCAAAGCGAAAGGAAGTGGAAGGGCTAGGCGCCGGAGCGCCACCCACCCCCGAGCGCTTGGTAGAGATGGACCACGGCCAGCCATTGCCGCTTCCTCGTCTCGATCAGCTCCATTTCCGCGTCCAGCGAATCCCGCCGGGTCAGCAGAACCTCCACATAGTCCGCTCGCGCAGATTGAAAGAGGACCGTGGACGTTTCACTCGACCGGGTGAGCGCCTCCACCTGCTGCGACTGGAGCTCATAGGCTTTTTGAAGGTTCTCGACCAGCGAAAGTTGATTCGCGACGTCGGTGAACGCTTGCAGCAGCGTCCTCTCGTAGTTGAACACCGCCTGAAGCTGCCGGGCGTTCACCGAGCGATACTGGGCCTCGATCGCTTTCCGGTTCAAGAGCGGCGCCGTGAGATTCCCCGCCAGGTTGTAGATGAGCGAGTCCGGCGTCACGAGGAGGTGCTTGACGTTGAACGACCTGTAACCGACCGCTGCGTCGATGCTGAGCGAAGGGTAAAACTCCGCCTTCGCCACCTGCACGTCCAGCTTCGTGGCCTGAAGCTCCAGCTCGGCTTGCCGGATGTCCGGGCGATTCTTCAAGAGCTCGGAAGGGAGCCCCGACGTCACCTTCGGCAGAGGGTCCTTGAGCTTCTGATCGTTTCGGCTCACGGCCTGCGGGTAGCGACCGACCAGGAAGTTGATCTTGTTCTCGATCTGAACTTTCTCCTGTTCGAGGCCGTAGAGGCGGCTCTTGTTCTTCAACACCTCCGCTTGGAACCTCTGAACCGCGAGCTCCGTCACCCGGGCCGCCTGCTTCTCGAGCTTGATGATCTCGAGCGCGTCCCCGAGGATCTCGACGTTCCGTTTCAGGACGTCGAGCTGGTTGTCGATGGCGACCAGCTCGAAATAAGAGCTGGCGATTTCGGCGACGATCTGCGTCACCATGAAATTCCGGCCTTCGATGGTCGCGAGGTAGCGGAGGTCGGCCGACTTCGTGGCGTCCCGCAGCTTCCCCCATACGTCGATCTCCCACGAGCCCCAGAATCCGAACGTGAAGTCCCCCAGGTTCTGCGGCAGCCCATGGCTTTCATCGCTGATGCCCTGGCTCGTGTTCTTTCCCATCCTCTCGACGCCAACCCCAGCCCCGACGCCGACCTTCGGGAGGTAATCACCTTGCCGCGCCGACACTTCATTGCGGGCGATGATGATCTCTTGAAGCTGGATGTTCAGCTCCTGGTTTTTCGCGAGCGCCATTTCGATGAGCGCCCTGAGCTCGGCGTCGTCGAAGAAGGTACGCCACACCGTCTGCGTCGATCTCGCGGGCTGCGACGACGCGTCCTGGGTGCTGCTGCTCGAACGCCCAAAGCTCGCCGGAATCGCCTTGCTCGGCTCCCTGGGCTCGTTTCCTTCCAGAGAAGGGATGCAGCCCGCCGCGAAGAAGCAGACACACGCCAGCGCGGCGACCGACGGTGACGACTCTGCCCTACCCCTCCACATAATGGCTCACATTCTCGGTCAAGGGCTCGTCGGCTTCGTCCTGGATCAGACGCCTACGTTCCGCGAGCGTCCCGAAGATGAAGTACAGACCCGGCACGACGAGCACGCCGAAGACGGTGCCGAAGAGCATTCCCCCGAGCGCCGACGCGCCGATGGTGCGGTTGCCGATGGCGCCCGGCCCCGTCGCGAGGACGAGGGGAATCAGGCCCGCGATGAAGGCAAAGGAGGTCATCAAGATGGGGCGGAAGCGCGCCTTCGCTCCCTGGATCGCCGCCTCCATCACCGATTCTCCCTTGTTGTGTGCCTGGACGGCGAACTCGACGATGAGGACGGCATTCTTGCCGAGGAGGCCTACCAGCATGACGAGCCCAACCTGCGCGTAAATATCGTTCGCCAGGCCGAGGAGCTTCAGCATCAGGAAGGAGCCGAACACGCCAACGGGCAACGAGCAGATGACCGCCAGCGGGAGGATGAAGCTCTCGTATTGGGCAGCGAGCACCAGGTAGAGGAATGCGAGAACGACCAGGAAGATGTAGACGGCCTCGTTCCCGCGCTTCGCCTCGTCGTAGGAGAGGCCCTCCCACGCGATGTCGTAGCCGCGTGGCAACGTCTTCGCGGCGACCTCACGGACGGCCGCAATCGCATCTCCGCTCGTGTACCCCTTCGCCGGGCCGCCGCGGATCGCCGCGGAGTTGTACATGTTGAAGCGCGTGATCTCGTTCGGTCCCTGCGTCTTCCTCAGCTTCATGAAGGCCGAGTACGGCACCATCTCTTCCTTGTCGTTCTTGACGTAGAGATTCATGAGGTCCGAGGGGAACCGCCGGTATTCCGGCGCCGCCTGGGTGTACACCTTGAAGAAGTTGCCGAAGCGGATGAACCCCTGCTCGTAGGTGCTGCCGATGAGGATGTTGAGGTTATCCATGGCGCTCTTGATCGAGACGCCCTTTTGCATCGCTAGCTCGTTGTCGATCTCCAGCTCGTACTGCGGATAGTTCGCCGCAAAGAAGCTGAAGAGCCCGGTCAGCTCCTTCCGCTTCCCAAGCTGATCCATGAACTCTTTCTGGACGCGATCGAAGTCCTGGTAATCCGTCTCGTTGTTCTTGTCCAAGAGGCGGAGCGAGAAGCCGCTCGCGGCGCCGTAGCCCGGGACGGCCGGCGGCTCGAAGAACTCGACAATCGCGCCGATGTCCTTCGCCTTTTGCTCCAGCTCCTCGATGATCTGCGTCACGGTGCGCGTGCGCTCGGACCACGGCTTCAGGTTGATGAGGCAGGTTCCCGCGTTCGAGCCACGTCCCTCGGTCAGGATCTCGTAGCCGGCGAGGGAGGAGACCGAGGCGACACCGTCCACGCCCTTCGCCATGCCCTGCAGGTCTCGCGAAACGTCGTTCGTTTGCTCCAGGGTCGTGCCCGGGGGCGTCTGGATGATCGCGTAGATCTGCCCCTGGTCCTCGTTGGGCACGAAGCCGGCAGGAAG
Protein-coding sequences here:
- a CDS encoding TolC family protein, which produces MWRGRAESSPSVAALACVCFFAAGCIPSLEGNEPREPSKAIPASFGRSSSSTQDASSQPARSTQTVWRTFFDDAELRALIEMALAKNQELNIQLQEIIIARNEVSARQGDYLPKVGVGAGVGVERMGKNTSQGISDESHGLPQNLGDFTFGFWGSWEIDVWGKLRDATKSADLRYLATIEGRNFMVTQIVAEIASSYFELVAIDNQLDVLKRNVEILGDALEIIKLEKQAARVTELAVQRFQAEVLKNKSRLYGLEQEKVQIENKINFLVGRYPQAVSRNDQKLKDPLPKVTSGLPSELLKNRPDIRQAELELQATKLDVQVAKAEFYPSLSIDAAVGYRSFNVKHLLVTPDSLIYNLAGNLTAPLLNRKAIEAQYRSVNARQLQAVFNYERTLLQAFTDVANQLSLVENLQKAYELQSQQVEALTRSSETSTVLFQSARADYVEVLLTRRDSLDAEMELIETRKRQWLAVVHLYQALGGGWRSGA